In Nitrospira sp., one genomic interval encodes:
- a CDS encoding HEAT repeat domain-containing protein: MASAASLKEVQAAFDRKQYQEAVDLADRTANEKAASPDVRRIKTRSLIFLGKPKDALIEYEKLEQDLKREDRTLLRDVALGFVYVLVKDMREQMRGAAYTALKDVDSPETIPALEDGLSDGSGLVRALAAEALGKLEAGRRSPRLRNALEDQAGMVKAAVLKVLGKSGDRSVIPLLEQALKDEQALVRLAAAGALYHTGRTAMWETVRQAAAAQNPEERATALRLVGDLKDARGLPILQEAITSTQPSVRGAAAAALGELGKVQGIPALEQALEDKIPAVKTSAAISLGELGVKDSLGALRKALTDPNPVVKAAVVSALLRVGEPFDTVANDLYDLAQNNDPGTRSAVAKAVGRARGSNRQAAVEFLSGMLKDPIPRPRIAAARALGQIGGTDLLPILKAALHDEDDAVRATVGGAIARILGHQKAAANPAKS; this comes from the coding sequence ATGGCGTCCGCGGCCTCTCTGAAAGAGGTCCAGGCTGCATTCGATAGAAAGCAGTATCAGGAGGCTGTGGATCTTGCCGATCGCACTGCTAACGAAAAAGCCGCCTCGCCTGATGTCCGGCGGATCAAGACTCGCTCCCTGATTTTCCTGGGCAAGCCGAAGGATGCCTTGATCGAATACGAAAAGTTGGAGCAGGACCTCAAGCGGGAGGATCGGACTCTCTTGCGGGACGTGGCACTGGGGTTCGTGTACGTGCTGGTGAAGGACATGCGGGAACAGATGCGTGGCGCCGCCTATACGGCGCTGAAAGATGTGGATTCTCCGGAGACCATTCCTGCCTTGGAAGATGGATTGAGCGACGGGTCTGGACTGGTACGTGCGTTGGCGGCTGAGGCGTTGGGCAAGCTCGAAGCGGGCCGGCGGTCGCCACGGCTGCGCAACGCCTTGGAGGACCAGGCGGGGATGGTCAAGGCGGCGGTCCTGAAGGTATTGGGAAAGAGCGGTGATCGTTCCGTCATTCCCTTGCTGGAGCAAGCGCTCAAGGATGAGCAGGCACTGGTTCGCCTGGCAGCGGCGGGCGCGCTGTACCATACGGGGCGAACTGCCATGTGGGAAACTGTGCGGCAGGCTGCGGCTGCACAAAATCCGGAGGAGCGCGCCACGGCCCTCCGGTTGGTCGGGGACCTCAAGGATGCCCGCGGGTTGCCGATTCTTCAGGAGGCCATCACCAGCACCCAACCGTCGGTACGTGGAGCGGCTGCCGCCGCGCTGGGGGAGTTGGGAAAGGTGCAAGGGATTCCGGCCCTGGAGCAGGCGCTGGAGGACAAGATTCCTGCTGTGAAGACGTCGGCAGCGATCAGTCTCGGCGAGTTGGGAGTCAAGGATTCGCTGGGGGCACTGCGGAAGGCGCTGACCGATCCGAATCCGGTGGTCAAGGCGGCGGTCGTGTCCGCATTGCTTCGAGTGGGGGAGCCATTCGATACCGTTGCGAATGACCTCTATGACCTGGCTCAAAATAATGATCCCGGAACCAGGTCGGCCGTCGCCAAGGCGGTGGGTCGTGCCCGTGGGAGCAACCGACAAGCGGCGGTGGAGTTTCTTTCGGGAATGCTGAAGGATCCGATTCCTCGCCCGCGCATCGCCGCCGCGAGGGCCTTGGGGCAGATCGGGGGGACGGATCTCCTGCCGATTTTGAAGGCGGCGCTGCATGATGAGGATGATGCCGTCCGAGCGACTGTGGGCGGGGCGATCGCCCGTATTCTCGGGCACCAGAAGGCAGCGGCTAATCCCGCGAAATCTTGA